From one Flavobacterium kingsejongi genomic stretch:
- a CDS encoding RidA family protein, translated as MKKIIHTTNAPAPIGPYNQAVLVDGTLYISGQIALHPATGELVNDSIETETKQVMENMKAVLEAADMTFLDVVKTTIFIMDMNDFAKINTVYGSYFDEKTAPARETVQVAGLPKNVNVEISMIAVK; from the coding sequence ATGAAAAAAATTATTCATACAACAAATGCTCCGGCACCTATCGGGCCATACAACCAGGCAGTTTTAGTAGATGGTACTTTGTACATCTCCGGGCAAATTGCGTTACATCCCGCTACCGGCGAATTGGTTAACGACTCTATAGAAACGGAAACCAAACAGGTAATGGAAAATATGAAAGCGGTATTGGAAGCTGCAGACATGACTTTTCTGGATGTCGTAAAGACAACAATTTTTATCATGGACATGAATGATTTTGCTAAAATAAATACGGTTTACGGCAGTTATTTCGACGAAAAAACCGCTCCTGCAAGAGAAACGGTTCAGGTGGCAGGTTTGCCAAAAAACGTAAATGTAGAAATTTCTATGATTGCTGTGAAATAG
- a CDS encoding methylglyoxal synthase, producing the protein MEIAIIAHDGMKADMVQFLNKHRDILIAEGITLIATGTTGSKAERAGFEVTKMLSGPMGGDAQIAARVAEGKTQMVIFFKDPLANHAHEVDINMLIRVCDVHNVPLATNYATAELLLKAISQQS; encoded by the coding sequence ATGGAAATAGCGATAATTGCCCACGATGGAATGAAAGCAGACATGGTTCAGTTTTTAAACAAGCATAGGGATATACTCATTGCGGAAGGCATAACGCTGATTGCTACCGGAACAACGGGAAGTAAAGCGGAAAGAGCCGGTTTTGAAGTGACAAAAATGCTTTCCGGTCCTATGGGGGGTGATGCGCAGATCGCAGCAAGAGTTGCAGAGGGAAAAACCCAGATGGTTATTTTCTTTAAAGATCCTTTGGCCAACCACGCACACGAAGTAGATATTAATATGCTGATTCGTGTGTGTGATGTCCATAATGTGCCGTTAGCAACGAATTATGCTACGGCCGAATTATTGCTGAAAGCTATTTCACAGCAATCATAG
- a CDS encoding N-acetylglucosamine kinase, with protein MILLVDSGSTKADWIALDDNGNRLFTTQSLGLNPEVLEKKEVIERLEDRFDIYHNRNQVSHLYFYGAGCGTDRMKNALAETFKEFFPNAEISVKEDTYAAAYATNPHNEPAIISILGTGSNCSFFDGEELHQKVQSLGYIAMDDCSGNRFGRQLVRSYYFGKMPKHLAEKFGKEYDMDPDVIKNHLYKQPNPNAYLATFAKFLIQNKNEPFFQTIIFDAMETFVENYIRQYDNCAEVKVHFVGSIAFYLKEELKVVLDRNGLQLGNVLRRPIDGLIEYHTVNKK; from the coding sequence ATGATCCTACTTGTTGACAGTGGCTCTACGAAAGCCGATTGGATTGCTTTAGATGATAATGGAAACAGACTTTTCACAACGCAGTCATTGGGGTTAAACCCAGAAGTTTTAGAAAAAAAGGAAGTAATCGAGCGATTGGAAGACCGTTTCGATATCTACCACAATAGAAATCAGGTTTCGCACTTATATTTTTATGGTGCCGGTTGTGGAACCGATCGTATGAAAAATGCGTTGGCTGAAACTTTTAAGGAGTTTTTTCCAAATGCTGAAATTAGCGTGAAAGAAGATACTTATGCAGCAGCTTACGCGACTAACCCACACAATGAACCCGCTATTATTTCTATTTTAGGAACCGGTTCAAACTGTAGCTTTTTTGACGGGGAAGAATTGCATCAGAAAGTACAGTCTTTGGGCTATATTGCTATGGATGATTGTTCCGGAAATCGTTTTGGACGACAATTGGTACGTTCGTACTATTTTGGTAAAATGCCAAAACATTTAGCGGAGAAGTTTGGTAAGGAATATGATATGGACCCGGATGTGATCAAAAACCATTTGTACAAACAACCAAATCCAAATGCGTACCTCGCTACATTTGCGAAATTCCTGATCCAAAATAAAAATGAACCTTTTTTCCAAACGATCATTTTTGATGCGATGGAAACTTTCGTAGAAAACTACATTCGTCAATATGATAATTGTGCTGAAGTAAAAGTGCATTTTGTAGGTTCTATTGCATTCTACCTTAAAGAAGAATTGAAAGTGGTATTGGATCGTAACGGACTGCAATTGGGGAATGTATTACGACGCCCTATTGATGGACTGATTGAATACCATACTGTAAATAAAAAATAA
- the gap gene encoding type I glyceraldehyde-3-phosphate dehydrogenase, which yields MSKVKLGINGFGRIGRIVFRETFNRDNVEVVAINDLLDVDHLAYLLKYDSVHGRFAGTVAVKDGKLFVNDKHIRVTAEKDPATLKWDEVGVDVVAECTGIFTTLETAQSHIKGGAKKVVISAPSADAPMFVMGVNHTKATAADTIVSNASCTTNCLAPLAKVINDHFGIVEGLMTTIHATTATQLTVDGPSRKDFRGGRAALLNIIPASTGAAKAVGKVIPELNGKLTGMSMRVPTADVSVVDLTVKLAKETTYEAIMAVLKKESETNLKGILGFTEDDVVSQDFVSDSRTSIVDAKAGIGLNSTFFKVVSWYDNEYGYSSKLIDLSVHIANLK from the coding sequence ATGTCAAAAGTAAAATTAGGAATAAACGGTTTCGGTAGAATTGGAAGAATTGTATTCAGAGAAACATTCAACAGAGATAATGTAGAAGTTGTAGCAATCAATGATTTATTGGATGTAGACCACCTGGCTTACCTATTGAAATATGATTCAGTTCACGGGCGTTTCGCTGGTACTGTAGCAGTAAAAGACGGTAAATTATTTGTAAATGATAAACACATTCGTGTTACTGCTGAGAAAGATCCTGCAACCCTAAAATGGGATGAAGTAGGTGTAGATGTAGTAGCAGAATGCACGGGTATTTTTACCACACTGGAAACAGCACAATCACACATTAAAGGTGGGGCTAAAAAAGTAGTAATTTCTGCGCCATCTGCAGATGCACCTATGTTTGTTATGGGAGTAAACCATACTAAAGCTACAGCGGCTGATACTATCGTTTCTAATGCTTCCTGTACTACAAACTGTCTTGCACCATTGGCCAAAGTAATCAATGACCACTTTGGTATCGTTGAAGGGCTTATGACTACGATCCATGCAACTACAGCTACACAATTGACTGTTGACGGACCATCAAGAAAAGATTTCCGTGGTGGACGTGCTGCTTTATTGAATATCATTCCTGCTTCTACAGGTGCTGCTAAAGCCGTTGGAAAAGTAATTCCTGAATTAAACGGTAAATTAACGGGAATGTCAATGCGTGTACCAACCGCTGACGTTTCTGTAGTAGATTTAACGGTAAAATTAGCCAAAGAAACTACCTATGAGGCTATCATGGCTGTTTTGAAAAAAGAATCAGAAACCAACCTGAAAGGAATTTTAGGATTTACAGAAGATGATGTTGTATCTCAGGATTTCGTATCTGATTCCAGAACTTCTATTGTAGATGCTAAAGCCGGTATCGGTCTGAACTCCACATTCTTTAAAGTAGTATCCTGGTATGATAACGAATATGGTTATTCCAGTAAATTAATTGATTTATCGGTTCATATCGCTAACTTGAAATAA
- the pfkA gene encoding 6-phosphofructokinase, protein MSGKIKKIGVLTSGGDAPGMNAAIRSVVRTCAFHNIECIGIYRGYQGMIEGDFKEMGPRSVNNIVNKGGTILKSARSKEFMTPEGRKKAFDNLQKAGIDSLVVIGGDGSFTGGLVFNKEYGFPVIGIPGTIDNDIFGTSHTLGYDTALNTVVEAIDKIRDTASSHNRLFFVEVMGRDAGHIALNAGIGAGAEEILIPEEDLGLDRLLESLQKSKASGKSSSIVVIAEGDKMGKNVFELKDYVEENLPEYDVRVSVLGHMQRGGAPSCFDRVLASRLGVKAVESLIAGKSNYMAGLIKDEVVLTPLEQAVKGHSEIDRELLRVSDIMST, encoded by the coding sequence ATGTCCGGAAAAATTAAAAAAATTGGCGTTTTAACATCAGGAGGTGATGCTCCGGGTATGAATGCTGCCATCAGATCCGTGGTCAGAACCTGTGCATTCCATAATATCGAATGTATAGGAATTTACAGAGGTTACCAGGGAATGATTGAAGGTGATTTCAAAGAAATGGGTCCCCGAAGTGTAAATAACATTGTGAATAAAGGAGGGACGATTTTGAAATCTGCCCGTTCAAAAGAATTCATGACACCAGAAGGAAGGAAAAAAGCATTCGATAACCTACAGAAAGCCGGGATTGATTCTTTGGTAGTAATTGGAGGTGACGGAAGTTTTACCGGAGGTTTGGTCTTCAATAAAGAATATGGGTTTCCGGTAATTGGAATTCCGGGTACTATCGATAATGATATCTTTGGAACAAGCCATACGCTTGGCTATGATACAGCACTGAATACTGTGGTGGAAGCAATTGATAAAATCAGGGATACCGCGAGTTCACACAACCGACTTTTCTTTGTGGAAGTTATGGGGCGTGATGCAGGACACATTGCACTGAATGCCGGAATTGGTGCAGGAGCAGAGGAAATACTGATTCCTGAAGAGGATTTGGGACTGGACCGTTTGCTGGAATCACTTCAAAAAAGTAAAGCTTCTGGAAAATCATCCAGTATTGTAGTAATCGCTGAAGGGGATAAAATGGGTAAAAACGTTTTTGAACTGAAAGATTATGTAGAAGAAAACCTTCCGGAATACGACGTTAGGGTATCGGTATTAGGGCATATGCAGCGCGGTGGTGCACCAAGTTGTTTTGACCGTGTATTGGCCAGTCGTTTAGGCGTAAAGGCTGTAGAGTCCCTTATTGCTGGTAAAAGCAACTATATGGCAGGACTCATCAAAGATGAAGTTGTGCTCACTCCGCTGGAGCAAGCTGTGAAAGGTCATAGCGAAATCGACAGGGAATTATTGCGCGTTTCTGATATAATGTCAACTTAA
- a CDS encoding translocation/assembly module TamB domain-containing protein, with translation MQTKIAHYVTDTLNEDFKTDISVDQVAISVFGGVKLKKVLIRDHHKDTLIYANRLKTNILNFRKLTNGDLHFGDIRADSLKFYLKNYKGEHESNINVFVKLFENDKPKSKKPFELQATNIYLTSGHFRVINEDAHTPKSVDFTKMNATLHNFKIKGSEINSDIEKLSFQDHRGIFVENLKTTMYYSNEKIVLKDLDATTSNSLLKGNITMKYKVGGMADFINKVDLDIKLDTASVATNDLNFFYNEFGKNKKFALKTHAKGTLNNLYTHNLHLIDERGSEIKGDVHFKNLLNPDKNLFYIGGKFEKVNSNYKDLIGILPNVLGNKLPSSFQKLGQFNLSGLAEITKTSIDANLKMVTQLGNLSAEMVMTNINNIDNATYKGKVILDNFDAGKMLNQNGLGKVTLNLDVDGKGFTEKYLNTAVVGTVKSVYYNKYNYRNITVNGHMKMPIYEGRIDVNDPNLLLSFNGLIDLSKKEKRYDFHATVDYADLHELNFIKKDSIAIFKGDLDLKAEGNTLENVAGKLTIAQTSYQNNRDTYFFEDFTIESLFDADRVRTITINSPDIIEGQLVGKYKFKEVQKLVENALGSLYANYSPNKVEPDQFMKFNFTIYNKIIEIFYPEIKVGTNTAVSGTINSDAGEFKFNFNSPNIVAFENYFNNIQIKVDNKNPLFDAYIEMDSVRTKYYKISEFSSINIKSNDTLFVRTEFKGGNENKDYYNLNLYHTIDKDNKSVVGFKKSEVNFKNYLWFLNEKDTGDNKIVFNKKLTDFSIDKIIMSHENQNIELMGVLRDSTYKDISLNFNDVDLSKVVPTIDSLKVDGVLRGMINFKQDKNVYQPTSSLRVQDLKLNKTELGNLMVDVTGDESLRRFNISSTLEKNDEETFSAKGGLQIVNKETNLDLDVKMDKLDLSAFSSFGGSVISNIRGYASGRANIQGPVKNLEVDGRLYLQKTGMTIPYLNVDYEFDKDVVVDLTESEISLRRMRMTDTKMGTSGILDGVIRHKHFTNWILDLNIQSDRLLVLDSKDSDDAIYYGTAIIKGGATIKGPTKGLLIEVEATSLKGTAIKIPVNSARAVGSTPYIHFISPKEKYNKDKNAIASEINNSGLELKFNLDITPEAEIEIIIDKNTGHGIKGQGFGTILLDINTLGKFNMWGNFIANKGYYNFKYGGIIDKRFEVKNGGSINWEGDPTRAIINIEAIYKTQANPAVLLDNLSFNRKIPVEVSIKLTDQLMQPTLDFAINFPNVSSVLKSEIQYKLDDRDTRQTQALYLLASGSFLSNTDSGENAVTGSLLERASGIFSDIFADQDGKFNVGVDYQQADRNPNAVTDGRVGLNITTQINEDITINGKLGVPVGGATETVIVGNVEVLLRLNEDRTLNARVFNRENDINYFGENIGYTQGVGLSWEMSFDTFREFLTKIFNSEKLKQQKGSATEIPDSDFSPEYIKFIEKRDKKKNVKKPKHQVERVPEVD, from the coding sequence GTGCAGACAAAAATTGCGCACTATGTAACTGATACACTGAATGAAGACTTCAAAACCGACATTAGTGTCGACCAGGTGGCTATCAGCGTTTTTGGAGGTGTCAAATTAAAAAAAGTTTTGATCAGAGATCACCACAAAGATACTTTAATTTATGCCAATCGGTTAAAAACAAATATCCTTAATTTTCGAAAACTAACGAATGGCGATCTTCATTTTGGCGATATCCGTGCGGACTCCCTCAAATTTTACCTTAAAAACTACAAAGGGGAACATGAATCCAATATTAATGTTTTTGTCAAGCTATTTGAAAATGACAAGCCGAAATCAAAGAAGCCGTTTGAACTTCAGGCCACCAATATTTATTTGACTTCCGGGCACTTTCGTGTCATCAATGAAGATGCACATACGCCTAAGAGTGTTGATTTTACAAAAATGAATGCGACGCTCCATAATTTTAAAATTAAGGGAAGCGAAATCAATTCTGATATTGAAAAATTATCCTTCCAGGACCACAGGGGGATTTTTGTAGAAAACTTAAAAACCACCATGTACTATTCTAATGAAAAAATAGTACTGAAAGACCTGGATGCTACCACCAGCAATTCATTGTTAAAAGGGAATATCACAATGAAATATAAAGTAGGCGGAATGGCCGATTTTATTAATAAAGTAGACCTTGATATTAAATTAGATACGGCTTCTGTAGCGACTAATGATTTGAATTTTTTCTACAATGAATTTGGGAAAAATAAAAAGTTTGCGCTTAAAACGCATGCCAAAGGGACATTAAACAACCTGTATACGCATAATTTGCACCTGATCGATGAGCGCGGATCGGAAATAAAAGGGGATGTGCATTTTAAAAACCTGCTGAATCCGGACAAAAACCTGTTTTATATTGGAGGGAAATTTGAGAAAGTAAATTCAAATTACAAGGATCTGATCGGGATACTTCCGAATGTGTTGGGGAATAAATTACCAAGTTCTTTTCAAAAATTGGGTCAGTTTAATTTATCGGGGCTTGCGGAGATAACGAAAACCAGTATTGATGCCAACCTGAAAATGGTAACCCAGTTGGGGAACCTGTCTGCAGAAATGGTGATGACTAATATTAATAACATTGATAATGCTACCTATAAAGGAAAGGTAATCCTGGATAATTTTGATGCTGGCAAGATGCTGAATCAAAACGGTTTGGGTAAGGTGACACTGAACTTAGATGTAGACGGTAAAGGTTTTACTGAAAAATACCTGAACACCGCTGTTGTAGGAACTGTTAAGAGTGTGTATTATAACAAATACAATTATAGGAACATTACCGTAAACGGACACATGAAAATGCCAATCTATGAAGGGCGTATCGATGTGAATGACCCTAATTTATTGTTGTCCTTTAATGGATTGATTGATTTGAGCAAAAAGGAAAAACGATATGATTTCCACGCGACTGTGGATTATGCCGATTTGCATGAGCTTAATTTTATCAAGAAAGACAGTATCGCGATCTTTAAAGGGGACCTGGACCTGAAAGCAGAAGGGAATACCCTTGAGAATGTTGCGGGTAAACTGACGATTGCGCAAACTTCGTATCAGAATAATAGGGATACTTACTTTTTTGAGGATTTTACGATTGAATCGCTTTTTGATGCGGATCGTGTACGTACCATTACGATTAACTCCCCGGATATTATAGAAGGGCAGTTGGTAGGGAAATATAAATTTAAAGAAGTACAAAAACTGGTAGAAAATGCTTTGGGTAGTTTGTATGCCAATTATTCTCCAAATAAGGTAGAGCCCGACCAGTTCATGAAGTTCAATTTTACCATTTACAATAAAATTATAGAGATCTTTTATCCGGAGATTAAAGTTGGGACGAATACGGCTGTTAGTGGTACCATAAATTCAGATGCTGGAGAATTTAAGTTTAATTTCAATTCGCCCAATATTGTTGCGTTTGAGAATTACTTCAATAACATCCAGATTAAGGTCGATAATAAGAATCCGCTTTTTGATGCTTATATCGAGATGGATAGTGTTCGTACAAAATATTATAAGATATCAGAGTTCAGCTCCATCAACATTAAAAGTAATGATACCTTATTTGTCCGTACCGAATTTAAAGGAGGAAATGAGAACAAGGATTATTACAACTTAAATCTCTACCATACGATTGATAAGGATAATAAATCGGTTGTTGGGTTTAAAAAATCGGAGGTGAACTTTAAAAACTATTTATGGTTCCTGAATGAAAAAGATACCGGGGATAATAAAATTGTATTCAATAAAAAACTGACTGACTTCTCGATTGATAAAATTATCATGTCGCACGAAAACCAGAACATAGAACTGATGGGAGTACTGCGGGATTCTACCTATAAAGATATTAGCCTGAATTTTAATGATGTCGACCTCTCTAAGGTGGTGCCTACTATTGATAGCTTAAAAGTGGATGGTGTACTGCGGGGGATGATTAATTTCAAGCAGGATAAAAATGTATACCAGCCCACTTCTTCTTTGCGGGTACAGGATTTAAAACTCAATAAAACCGAACTGGGGAACCTGATGGTGGATGTTACCGGAGATGAATCTTTGCGTCGTTTTAATATCTCCAGTACGCTGGAAAAGAATGATGAAGAAACGTTTTCGGCCAAAGGAGGCTTACAGATCGTCAATAAGGAAACCAATCTGGACCTGGATGTAAAGATGGATAAGCTCGACCTTTCTGCTTTTAGTTCTTTTGGAGGTTCGGTGATCTCGAATATCCGGGGTTATGCTTCGGGAAGGGCCAATATACAAGGCCCGGTGAAAAACCTGGAAGTTGATGGAAGGCTGTATCTTCAAAAAACGGGTATGACGATTCCTTACCTGAATGTGGATTATGAATTTGATAAAGACGTAGTGGTCGACCTGACCGAAAGTGAAATTTCTTTGCGTAGAATGCGGATGACCGATACCAAGATGGGAACTTCAGGGATCCTGGACGGTGTAATACGACACAAGCATTTTACAAACTGGATTTTGGACCTGAACATTCAGTCAGATCGTTTGTTGGTATTGGATTCGAAAGATTCTGATGATGCTATTTACTATGGAACTGCTATTATAAAGGGAGGCGCAACCATAAAAGGGCCTACAAAAGGATTGCTGATTGAAGTTGAAGCCACTTCGCTTAAAGGAACGGCGATTAAAATTCCGGTAAACAGCGCCCGGGCGGTGGGCAGTACGCCGTACATCCATTTTATCAGCCCTAAAGAAAAATACAATAAAGATAAAAATGCAATCGCTTCTGAAATCAATAACTCCGGATTGGAACTGAAATTCAACCTGGACATTACCCCGGAAGCTGAAATTGAAATCATTATCGATAAGAATACGGGCCATGGGATTAAGGGGCAGGGTTTTGGAACGATATTGTTAGATATCAATACGCTGGGTAAATTCAATATGTGGGGTAACTTTATTGCCAATAAAGGGTATTATAACTTCAAATATGGTGGAATCATCGATAAGCGTTTTGAGGTAAAAAATGGCGGTTCCATCAACTGGGAAGGGGATCCGACCCGTGCAATCATTAATATTGAAGCCATATATAAAACACAGGCTAACCCTGCGGTATTATTGGATAACCTTTCCTTTAACCGTAAAATCCCTGTAGAAGTATCGATTAAATTAACCGATCAGCTGATGCAGCCTACGCTGGATTTCGCGATTAACTTCCCGAATGTAAGTTCGGTATTGAAATCGGAAATACAATACAAGCTGGATGATCGGGATACGCGCCAGACACAGGCGTTGTATTTGCTTGCTTCCGGAAGCTTCCTGAGCAATACCGATTCTGGTGAAAATGCTGTAACGGGTAGTTTGCTGGAACGTGCCAGTGGTATTTTTTCTGATATTTTTGCAGACCAGGATGGTAAATTTAATGTTGGGGTAGATTACCAACAGGCCGACCGAAATCCGAATGCGGTAACTGATGGCAGGGTAGGATTGAATATTACAACCCAGATCAATGAAGATATAACGATCAATGGGAAGTTAGGAGTACCGGTTGGTGGTGCTACCGAAACGGTAATTGTAGGTAATGTAGAAGTATTGCTGCGACTCAATGAAGACCGGACGCTGAATGCCCGTGTCTTTAATCGTGAAAATGATATTAACTATTTTGGTGAAAACATTGGATATACCCAAGGGGTAGGGCTTTCGTGGGAAATGAGCTTTGATACTTTCCGGGAATTCCTAACCAAAATATTCAACAGTGAAAAGTTAAAGCAGCAAAAGGGTTCTGCCACGGAAATCCCGGATTCGGACTTTTCTCCAGAGTATATTAAATTTATTGAAAAACGGGATAAAAAGAAAAATGTCAAAAAACCGAAGCACCAGGTCGAAAGAGTGCCTGAAGTAGACTAA
- the tsaD gene encoding tRNA (adenosine(37)-N6)-threonylcarbamoyltransferase complex transferase subunit TsaD, giving the protein MGNLPIFILAIESSCDDTAAAVLKNDKILSNIVANQSIHNEYGGVVPELASRAHQQNIVPVIDMALRKANINKDQLDAIAFTQGPGLMGSLLVGSSFAKSLALALDIPLIAVNHMHAHILAHFIDEEGFDKPEFPFLALTISGGHTQIIQVNGFFDMKIIGETTDDAVGEAFDKSAKILGLPYPGGPLIDKYAQLGNPKAFPFTKPKVPGLDFSFSGLKTQILYFVQKNVALNPDFIAENRNDICASIQYTIVQILLDKLKLAVAQTGIHQIAIGGGVSANTGIRQAIKDGEKKYNWKSFIPKFEYTTDNAAMIGIAGYQKFLVHNFENAAVVSKARIEF; this is encoded by the coding sequence ATGGGAAATCTGCCCATTTTTATCTTAGCTATCGAAAGTTCTTGTGACGACACTGCCGCTGCAGTATTGAAGAACGATAAAATCCTGTCTAATATTGTTGCCAACCAGAGCATACACAACGAATATGGTGGTGTTGTACCGGAATTGGCTTCCCGTGCCCACCAGCAAAATATTGTCCCGGTTATCGATATGGCATTACGAAAAGCCAACATCAATAAGGACCAGCTTGATGCTATTGCCTTCACGCAGGGCCCGGGCCTGATGGGATCGCTATTGGTCGGAAGTTCTTTTGCCAAATCCCTGGCTTTAGCACTGGATATCCCATTAATTGCCGTTAACCACATGCATGCCCATATATTGGCGCACTTTATTGATGAAGAAGGTTTTGATAAACCGGAATTTCCTTTCCTGGCCCTGACTATTAGTGGTGGCCACACACAAATCATTCAGGTAAATGGTTTTTTTGATATGAAAATTATTGGGGAGACTACAGATGATGCTGTTGGTGAAGCTTTTGACAAGAGCGCTAAAATCCTTGGCCTGCCTTATCCTGGCGGTCCTTTGATCGATAAATATGCCCAATTAGGAAATCCAAAAGCATTTCCATTTACAAAACCAAAAGTACCCGGTCTTGATTTTAGCTTCAGTGGCCTAAAAACACAAATTCTTTATTTTGTCCAAAAGAATGTAGCTTTGAATCCTGATTTTATTGCCGAAAATAGAAATGATATCTGTGCTTCCATTCAGTATACGATCGTACAAATTCTATTGGATAAACTAAAATTAGCCGTTGCACAAACCGGAATTCATCAGATCGCCATAGGTGGTGGTGTTTCTGCCAATACCGGCATACGACAGGCAATCAAAGACGGAGAGAAAAAGTACAACTGGAAGTCCTTTATTCCAAAATTTGAATACACCACCGATAATGCTGCTATGATTGGAATTGCAGGTTATCAAAAGTTCTTAGTCCATAATTTTGAAAATGCTGCTGTAGTCTCTAAAGCACGAATTGAATTTTAA
- a CDS encoding 16S rRNA (uracil(1498)-N(3))-methyltransferase: MQLFYNPDITPSSDEFSFDKEESRHIVKVLRKKEGDTLHVTNGLGFLFTTKIIMGSERKCTVKIIASEEKEKPGYHLHLAVAPTKMNDRFEWFLEKATEMGIQEITPVICDHSERKFIKEERFDKILQAAMKQSLQCYLPKLNPPVAFAHFIEAPQKGMKCIAHCEETDKKLLKDILKPKQDILILIGPEGDFSEKEIQKALQLEYIPVSLGNTRLRTETAAVVACHSVVFTNEV; this comes from the coding sequence ATGCAATTATTTTATAATCCTGATATTACACCCAGTAGCGATGAATTTTCTTTTGACAAGGAAGAAAGCCGTCATATTGTTAAAGTTTTACGCAAAAAAGAAGGCGATACACTTCATGTAACCAATGGCTTAGGTTTTTTATTTACCACCAAAATCATTATGGGATCTGAACGTAAATGTACCGTAAAAATCATTGCTTCTGAAGAAAAAGAAAAACCGGGGTATCACCTGCATCTTGCAGTCGCCCCTACCAAAATGAATGATCGTTTTGAATGGTTCCTTGAAAAAGCTACTGAAATGGGAATTCAGGAGATCACTCCTGTAATTTGTGATCACTCGGAAAGGAAGTTTATCAAAGAAGAACGATTCGATAAGATCCTACAGGCCGCAATGAAACAATCGTTACAGTGTTACCTGCCAAAACTCAATCCTCCTGTCGCTTTCGCTCATTTTATAGAAGCGCCCCAGAAAGGCATGAAATGTATTGCGCACTGTGAAGAGACCGATAAAAAGCTGCTAAAAGACATTTTAAAACCCAAACAGGATATCCTGATCCTGATAGGCCCGGAAGGCGATTTTTCTGAAAAAGAAATTCAAAAAGCGCTACAATTAGAGTATATCCCCGTTTCTTTAGGAAATACCAGGTTACGTACTGAAACGGCTGCAGTTGTAGCATGCCATAGTGTTGTTTTTACAAATGAAGTCTAA
- a CDS encoding DUF4159 domain-containing protein, whose product MRKIIGLLLLILSCNAHAQEIALVKYNGGGDWYGNPTSLPNLIKFCNQNIHTRIKSKPGTVELSSPDLLSYPFVHLTGHGNVFFNEYDVNNLRNYLTAGGFLHIDDNYGIDTYIRKEMKKVFPGSDFVEIPATHAIFQKPYAFPGGLPKIHEHDGKRPQAFGIFIGGKLVCLYTYECDLGDGWEDAEVHNDPAAVREKALKMGANIINYVFNN is encoded by the coding sequence ATGAGAAAAATCATAGGCCTGCTCTTACTGATCTTATCCTGTAATGCTCATGCGCAGGAAATTGCTTTGGTGAAATATAATGGCGGTGGTGACTGGTATGGTAATCCGACCTCGTTGCCCAACCTGATTAAATTTTGCAATCAGAACATCCATACCCGCATCAAATCCAAGCCCGGAACTGTAGAGTTATCCAGCCCGGATTTATTATCCTATCCTTTTGTGCATCTCACAGGGCATGGCAATGTTTTTTTTAATGAATATGATGTAAACAACCTGAGAAATTACCTTACTGCCGGCGGTTTTCTTCATATTGATGATAACTACGGTATCGATACATACATCCGGAAAGAAATGAAAAAGGTGTTCCCGGGCAGTGATTTTGTAGAAATCCCGGCTACCCATGCCATATTCCAGAAACCCTATGCTTTTCCAGGTGGGCTGCCTAAAATACATGAGCATGATGGAAAAAGACCTCAGGCTTTTGGTATTTTTATTGGGGGGAAATTAGTGTGCCTTTACACGTATGAATGCGATCTTGGTGACGGATGGGAAGATGCTGAAGTTCATAATGATCCGGCAGCAGTACGCGAAAAAGCACTAAAGATGGGCGCCAATATCATCAATTATGTCTTTAATAACTAA